TCATCTGGAGTGGCCTGGACTGCTAAAaccaaaataacctttaaatataAACTTTAAAGTCTTTCTTAGTTGTGGCGGTGAGCGTACGTGAtgaaaatgcatattttcataaaaccaaAAGAATAATACTgaaaattttaatgaaactttctgctgcaaaatccagtgaaacGTCCCAAAAATCTCCTACAGCTGTGgaattctgcatgttttcacaaactcccCGACAGCAACCAGGCAGCATCAGAAACATctcagtgctgtgttgtgtccacAATGAAGAAATCTGTTTCTAAAacaaattttcttttaaatttgtaACATTTTCTTGGTTCGGTgcccggttttggcccatggcCCTCATGTTGGACCAACTTTAACACTGGACATCCCTGGCACATTATTAAGCTTGATTGAATTGCTAAAGTCAATGATTTCTTTGCTTTAGGTAATCTGAAGTCTGTAAAATTAAATCtggggttccccaaggctcCATCCTGGGCCCACCTGTATTTACTATCACTGTTACTGATGTCTAACACCTCTGTGCAAAAGCAGTGATTTCCAACCAGAAGGGCCCCTCCGGCACACCTCTGGGCTGCACGGCCCCCACCTGGCCCTCCTGGTCAAAGCCCAGGATGTCGTTGCCCACACTGCTGGTCCTGCCGCTCTCCATCTCGTGTTTGTGTCTGAAGAGCTTCTGGCGAGCGAAGCCTCTGCCGTTGTCCAGCTCGCCGTGGGTCAGCACTCCCAGCAGGGTGCTCTTCCCAGCGTCCACGTTCCCCACCACCGCCACTCTGGACACCAGACACAAGGAAATGAAGACTTCCTCTTCAGACAGAATGTACCTGATTCTCTCCATATGTAACACATTCCCCAGCTCCCTGAGCCGCATTCTGAAGTTTAGAAGGAGAATGATGAAGTCTCTCAGTCGTACTTTGAATCGTATCAAattatgtgttttcacttgaaatgttatcATGTAAATTGCGTCTGTTTAAAGGTTGTATAAAATTAACATTATTACCGTAAGAAGACGATTTCAGCCACTGAAAtgtaactagttacttttgTTCTCTTCCAActataaaaacagtgaaactctGAAGCATCTTGAAATTATCTCTTCTAATAACAAGAGCATAAAGTAGCTCAAAATGTTCACAATATAAGCAAAGTTGATGCAGAATGCATTGTAACAACACAACCTGGAAATCGATTTTATTCGATTTTCAGTCACAGAAGCTGAATACGATTCTAGGAGACGCCGCAAATCGCTTCACTCTTCATCTCAGGGGACGAAACAGACTTAATTTATTCAGAAGTTATATTGTTTCTGTCGTTGCCTGACCGTCGTCCTGTTCTTCTTACCTGACCTCCAGGAAGTCCTGCTCTCCCACGCGCCGCCTGATGAGGTAGTCCTGAATCTTGCCGGCCGTTTCCGTCCGCTCTCTCAGGAAGATGAGGTCGGCCTCCACCTGCTCGCACAGCGACCGCACTGTGGCCACCGACGCCTCCATGTCCTTCTCGTCCAGGCCGTAGTCTCCTCCGTCTGCGCCCAGAGACGACGGGAAATAGGACattacacattcacacacacacacgcacaaacacacacacgcaccttaACTAGTGACAAATGACACGCTTTCACACATGCACTCTGACCCTGACACATACCGCACGAGTCAGACATGCTGCAGGCCAGAAAGCGCTCAGAGGGggaaaactctgtgtgtgtgtgtgtgtgtgtgtgtgtgtgtgtgtgtgtgtgtgtgtgtgtgtgtgtgtgtataaactACAAGGACAAACAAATGGGATTAGCAGCCTGGAGTGGCGGCTCTGCGGCGTTTCCACTCTGGACAGGAAACAACataagtgtgtgtttctggttaGAAAAGCTTCAGTAACTGTTTCCTTTGGGCCAAACGtaataaatctgaaaataaacagtGGCTTTGTGCAACATCAGAGAAGTCTGCTCCCTTGCTGTTGTGTCAATGAACGAGTATCTGGTGACATCTGCAGGTTCTCTTCGCCACCTGCATCACATGACTGGAACTATTTGCTGAGTTAAAAACCCAAATAAAGTGTTTACTGGCAGAGTTTGGAGATTATTTCCATGTTGCTTCCTGCAGCTCAAACAGAAGCTGTAGTGAAATGTGAGCAGGTTTCACCGCTGCTGAGGATCAAATAACAGCTGAGAGCTTGAAGAGGTTTTTCCAGGACCTCTGCACTTGCTGTGGGATTGTCTGAGGTCACCAACATGAAGGCTGAAGTGCCACCTCTTCtaaaaatgtctttcttttctggATATTTGTTGACAGCTCCAGGCTTATGAAAAACTCTCCTGCCAGAGAGGATATTTATCAATTACCAAACTAGTTTTAAACTCTTGTGAAGGACTTTCTGCCCTTTAGATGATGTTATAAGGTAACGTCTTATCTTAAATGCTGTCAAAATGTTACACAACACACGAGGGATACGCTGATATCAATACCAATGAGCGACATCAGGTTACCTCTGCTGGTCCAAACGCCTCTGCTGATTGAGCGGTTGGTGTTGTTCAAACTATCGATATTCTGACAGAGCATGATTTACAGTCTGTATTTcgaaaatcattttcattaattttaaagaatctccaaacctGTCTCCTTCTGGCTGCTGGCTCAGACCTCAACATTGACAAACACCCCTTCTGAATTCTGGACAGGGGAGGAGGAGTAGAACCTATGTGGCTTCTCACAAGTGGGCAGAAAGTGAATATGCACTTACAGCACTTTGCAGATCTGTTGCCACCGACCTGGTTCAGCCTAGTTTATGATGCTAATTAGTGGTGGCTATTGATGTAGTTTCAGCACACTGTGTTATCGTTCTCTCTTGGATTTTTAAATGCTGTacatttgtgtatttatgtgcaTTCTTTATGTTCAACACTGCACTACAGCACACATTGACCCATGTGAACaccaataaaactgaactgaaggagGGAGCATCAGGGAAAAGGAGGATTTCTGGTGGTGATGATGGCGCACTGTAATGCTTTACTTCACTTCTATAAAGCAGGATCAGCTTGGATTTACAGTCACCCACACAACGGTCACAGCTGCCATTCAAGAAGAGAGCAACTTGGAGGGTCTGCATCCACATATTTATGTATACAGTGCTGTGTcgcagttgttgtttttactgtaCTTGCAATGTATGATAgttgactttttgttttgttttgcttcttgttGGAGTGTTTGAAAAAccaatttaaaaaattattgaaaaaagcAGATGTTTTGAATGATAATAAGTCTATTGACTGTTGATTTCTGACTGTattgaaagtgtgtttttttggcGTCAGTGCCACAAACCCTCTGTAGTGCTCTCATAAGACTTTTCAGCAGTTATTCACTCTTACCTGAGCCCATCCCAACCACGTAGATGGTCTCTCCACAGCCTTCATCTATCCGTTCCCTCAGATTTCGGAGTAAAGAGTCGTACTGTTCCCCTGTTGGGCTGACGAGGACAAGCTGATtggacagagagaaacagaaacaaacagagaaaggtCAGACCTGTAGGTACTACCACACGAAACTGACTAAGCATTTGAGGTGTGGACCTGACTTCCAATATGAGGGATTATGCATTAACTTTGCATGGCAAGTTTATTTCTGTCTCTATTCAAATACAAGGAAAGTCGCAATACTTCAAAGGGATATACATTCAAACTAAGCAATTAAGAAAGGCACAATAAATACAGTCTTTAATATAAAGATAACAAAATAAGTAAACTGTATTGTTTGATGGAGAGTCTGAGAAAGTATCATGTTTTTAAGGACTGATATAAAAGTAGTGAGTGTGTCACATAATCTGAGATCGAGCCAAGACCAAGTCCAGAGCATCCCAACACCAAGATTTCAAGGACCCAAATCAAATTAAGaccaaaactgtgaaaatatgGTCTCCAGTACAACAATACTGCTAAAAGCTGGTTCGCCTGTTTTGCTTCTGTAGCTTTATAGACAGCATGGTGGAGTGGATCCTTTGACACACAATTAGCCAGAGCAGAGATTAAAGCTCGGAATACTAACATAATCTTGAAGAAAGTAAAGAATGCTGAGCAGTAAAGGATGTGGACCTTTGCGAAGCGACAGAACGATGATATAAACAAACTCCACGTCGCGTCCTGCCAGCTGGATCCATCATACGTGTCACTGTTTTGCACAGtcagcaacagaagaaaaagaaaatggaatgTGCGCAATTTTGGTGCACCTATAAGTGGGAGCAGGATTCCTAAAAATCTTGAAAttcacttttctttaaaaaagcgAGGCCCACCTTGCTGCTTAAATCTAACCGATCCGCGGACTCTCCGTTCGTGTCCTCGCCGTCCTCGAAGCACTCATCCCCGGACGGATCCTCTCCAGACCCCCGCTCCGGTGCAAACATGGAAGCGGGCACCACCACGGGCTCCGGTAACGAGCCCGGGGATAACGCTGGAGGCTCTGTCGTCGTTACCGACGCCATATCTAGAAgaacaaatacaaaatatagaaaataaaacGAAATTAAATCGACTAGCTAACAATAATACATTAGCAGGGACGCAAAGATAGCCACTGGTAACTAAATATCAAAGATATAAGAGACTACAACATCTCCGTGCCCATTATATATTTATTACATGTTTAAAACTCTACATATAACCCGTTATAAGAAAATTATatcattaaatatttatgaaatgGGGGCATACCGGGAGTTGCTAGGTAGCTATAAGCTAACTTAGTTCTACTTCTTCGTGTGTTTTGCTTCAACTGGTGTTGTCACAGCATGAAGGTGCTTCTCAGCCCCCTGGTGGACTCCAGTGGAACTGCACCTTGAAACAGGAGCGGATTATCTACTATCCaggagatgattttttttcaacgttttctttttcatctctgATATTAAATTAATTCCAGAAATGTCAAAATCATGGTTCGTATAAAATATTCGagaatagatggatgatgggtgaaGCAGAAATCATATAAATCTAAAGAGCTATTAATGATCTTAAAGGGAAATATTGGGAGAGTCCTCAAGTGTAACATACGATTCAAAAAGATCTTTAAATCATCTGAAATATATAAGTCCAGTGTTAACATACACATTCCCAAATAGTAAATGTCAGTCCTCTGATTTAATCAAAGCAGAGGAAGACGCCAACATAGTACTTATATTTGTTGCTCACATACAAAGATGCAGTGATGTAATTTGCATAAGATGAGCAAAATCAATGACTGTTTCTTGGAGGATTGAATGAGTCCTTGAATAAGTCAGCTGTTCTACCCACCTTTTGCAAAACTGCCTGTAGCTATTTGTGACCTTTGTCCTCTCAGCCATTTTATTATTTAACTGTACAGTATTTAATCATCTCCTCACATGCATGCATatatgtgcatgtttgtgtatgtgtgtaggCTATACGTATGTCCTGGAAGCCTGGCATGTATCGCTTTACAGCCTGCTTCAGAATACCCATGTTTTTAACTGACTGATGCTCCTCAGCTGCACATTAGAGATCAAGTTGCTGTGAAATCAGTTtaaacaggggtgtcaaacataaggctcatgggcaaaaactggcctgcaagagtCTCCAGTCCAGCCAAATCACTAAGCAAATGGTCATAAAttacaaagaataaaaaatacccatttcttaagagtagtggacacaacaaaaaaactaagaaacaacttgagatatcagtgatgcttcTATCAAAGGTAGCAAACTCTCATTATCTAAAGTCATGCTGTAAGGGTGGGTTTGTAAAAACTTGCATAATGCACCagtgaagtggaggaggagtgtttttggacatttcaccgtattttacaccagaggttcattaaaattggttttcTGTTGagattatagttttttttttttctattaactgtaagattttgtgaaaatataaacattttcatccCATATGGTCTGagccacagcaaagaaaaaaatgtacagtttaaatttaaaggtttttatgaCTCTATTTTAGCAGTCTGGTCCACTCAAGACAAAATTGAGCTGTCTGAGGTCCCTGAACTGAGACGTGTTGCACGCCTGAAGCAGGTCTTTTTCTCGAACATCCTTCCTGTCACAGATCAACACCCACGCCCCATTCCTATTGGCTGCTCCGTGAAGCCACCTGCTCTGCTGTTATACATAAACCACTGACCTGCCTGCAAAGGTCCGTCACTCCAGCCGCGACCCACCCGAAGGCAGCCAAGATGGTGAGTTGATTCTGTCAGGAGCTTCCTCTGTTCGGGGCGTTCTCCCTTCCCAGGTCATCTCAGGGTCGTCTTTGACTTATTCCTAAAGAATTCATACGATCCGATCAAACTTCAGGAGGAATTCAGAAGGTGGAGTTTCATTTAgttaagcagaaaaaaaaaaaaaaaaggtttttgttATATATGCCAAAGGTGTTCAATCTGTAGCTCTGGAGCCCTCACTAAATTATTAACACTTCAGACTTCAGcttatatatattatttttttttttttcaaatgctttgaaaaagacatgataaaaaactagtgggggggggggtctaaaTTGACTAAGAgataaaatggtgaaaatgtccTCCTGTAAATACtgttttctgtgatatttgatcataatttttatgttTATCCGGTCTGATGTGATATTGAACTTTCTGTTTATTCTATGTGGAACAACGCTTAGAGGAACTTACCTTTGGGGTTCATGAATTATTTCTATGCAAAAtatcaaaacacagaaaaagagagatgaTTGAACTTCagcctcattttaaaagttaaacaTGTAATGTGGTTTCaggtaaatttgatttggttgaaaatcacaaaaatgtctCTCTTGGTCATAAAGGCTGATGGTGTATTCAGTATATCTACCTCTAACGTTCGATTTCATCTCATCAATGTTCTGCAAACAGGTGTGTTGAACAAAGCATGGGAAAGTCACAAAGCGCCGAAAGCGTCTTGTTTAATGAGTAACACTTCCGAATTACAGGTTAATTTGTAACGGAGTAAAACGTCCCGGCTGCCTTTGTTCTGGCTCCACATGTCCGATGAggtctggaggtcaggaggaaCACAAGCAGCGGATTTTGTCAGACTTCGGTTATCAATGATAAACCAGTGCTAATGGTGGAGCGGTGACGATCTGAGGACTAGAACCGGGAAGCACatttcctgcagcaggttcaggAGCCTGGCAGAAACCAACCGAGTCTCGTGATGGTTATGGCTTGGCCAAAGCGCATGTTTCTGCATTTGTTTAAAAGATAAGTAAGCGGTTCAGATACAGagtctggacacacacacacattgtgtgtGCCTGGTTCTTTATGGTTTTACAGCTCCCCACACGAGAAGCACAAGCCAACCGATACACACAATGACTTCCTGCTGGACGTTTACAATCCGGGGACTCTGCTCGCCCTGGTTGATCATCAACAGTCCCGATAAGAGCTGAACTGTTCATCACTTCTCCTTTAGGAGAACATATCTGACCATAAATCGACCCTGCAGCCATTTACGACTAAAATCTGCCGACGTTGGTCATTTTTAATGTGAAGACCAACGCAGTCAGTTTAACTTGAACGGCGAATCGACCATCTTCCAAATGCGACTGTTTGATGGAGAGATGTGGTGTCCTTTCATGTTCCCGTTTACAGAAAGTCAAGAGCATGACATTCAAGGAGGGGCAAGAGTTCAAGGTCCGCATCAAGCCGGACGAGGACTGCAACTCGTGAGTTCTCTGAACGAACAGATTACAGAAACAAAGCCCCCCTTCCTGCAACGTCGCCTTCACGGCTCGCCTCTTCCGTTTCAGCTTCGCCATCAACATCGGTCATGATCCTGAAAACATCGCGCTGCACTTCAACCCCCGCTTCGACTCCGGAGGAGACACCAACACCATCGTGTGCAACTCTCTGTCCGGGGGAAACTGGGGCGAGGAGGGCCGGGAGAGCTCCTTCCCCTTCGCACGGGGGGAGGAATGCAAGGTGCGCTGCCGGCGCTCTGGTGTCGCTTCCTGTCTGCGCAGCGGGCTTGATGAAGGGTTCCAATCGAGGCTGTAACGCCAGGCTCAGGTTTAAAGGCAATGAAAGGCAGCGGCTGCTGAGAAGACAGGCCGTCCTCAATTTGATGTCTCAAGagcgggggtgtcaaacataaggcccaagGACCAAAAGCAGCCAGCAAGGGGCTCCAGTCGAGCTCCAAACTACCAAGAAAATgttgaatgttttaaaaactaaatGTCTTCAGGGTAGCAGGCATATCCCAATGTTGAGACTCAAGCTAGCTATAGCTAGCTTACTGCTAGCAGGCTAGTGATAGCCTCAAATCTGTGCTCTCAGAGCGAGTTTGGAAAAATGTGCATGCAAAATACAGCCAGTATAGAAGTTTTATGAACATCTCACTGAAgtttgcaccagaaggtataATTCAATTGGcattatgttgagattgtcttcattttcagttggaACTGTAAAACATTTAGCAAAACATTGATTTTCCCGAAACTTGTCCTCGACgtcacaacagaaaaacactttaaagtttaatttaaaaggTAATTATGTCCCCATTTTCCCAGTGTGGCCTGCGTGTGGCCTCGGGACTGAAATGAATTTGACGTTCCTGCTCCAAACGGTCCGTTCTGCTGCTTCggtctctggttctgcagatttTGACATGTCTGTGTCTCCGTCTTTGTCCCAGTTCTACATAAACTTCAACATGGAGCAGTTTTACATCAAACTTCCCGACGGCACCATGATGAACTTCCCCAACCGGCTGGGAGAAGTCAAGTACCAGTACTTCGACGTCTCCGGCGGGGCCAGGATCGTCGGCATCAAGATCAAGTAGAGGGTGACCTGCTGCCGACGCCTGACCTTTGGCACCACTCCTCTTTCTCCTAGTCTGTTTTCACATTACTGAGAGCTTGAATTCAGATCCACTGGATCCCACCATCTGAGGCGGATCTGCCGGTGCTGTACTGGCAGGAAGTCGACTGAAGGTGGAGCCGCAGCGCTGGCTCTGCTCTGCATCCCATCAGTCAGTGGGTTTGTTAATAAAAGCggaaggaaaactgaaaatgttgttttctgtctcttcatCACAACACAAATTCCCCTATAAAGGACATTTACATGTGATAATAAAGACACTTCTATTGGACTAATGACATAAAAGTGGAGTGAATCTGAAGTTGTACATGTTGGTAAAATGTctaaaaattgtcaaaaaagcATCTTAAGCAGGGATTCAAAAGCTCCTGGACTGAAAGAGACACCTTGATCCCCGAAGAACTGAATGATCAGCAATTCCGGAATGGAAGGTCAATGAGCTTCAAAATGAATCATCAATATCTTAAAACCagtttatttaacctttatttcaCCAAGCAAGTCACGAAGATTAATTAGTTCATATTTACAATGACAATTATACAAAAGAGGGTAAAAGAGAATGTTAAGTTCAGATTAGAACAGATTCCAGATTATGCTAGCAGGCTATAGTAtaaagacacattttacaaatcaAACATCAGAAATCCAGCAGCCTGTATCAGTCAGAATATTAAACCTGTTTACACCACACggattcaagtgaaaacgttttgcattttcacaaaactttcACGTTAACACGAGAACATTTGGGAAATAAGGTCCGTTTCCTCGAAACGACagaaaccaaaaacaatgtagtgaacatgccaggccacgaggtggtgctgtttgttttttgattgaaaccacacacacacacacacacacacacacacacacacacacacacacacacacacacacacacacacatgcccagACAATACAGTACACACAGATACACTATAAGCATTACTAATACCCCtctcccactggccaaaaaacccgtttaaacccgctaagtcatggcagtgggaaaaggtttgacccgggatttcgacccgggtcgttggccctgcaatcgacccggtaaattgccgggtgagtttgtagcggcttttagtgggagggacacatccgggaacttacatgatgacgtcgacgcagcgcggctatgttagcgcgctagttgttgtttctggacacagcgtgagatttccttcaacatgacccagcagtggcaagaaagcgagaccagagagcttcccctgatccgcggggaagaggagattcgtctacaggtaacagggactgttttctgctgcattgtttactttcgttttgctccgtcgcgctgatgatgtcatcaacgtgggacaccatcagtgcgggaaaacgcagcgaggtgagacccgggtctgcaagcagtgggaaaggcgtctaaaaaggcgatagttagcgggtcgcagacacgggtcgacccgctagttgcagtgggaaagggggaTAACAGGGAGACAGTCACAGTGGTCCAGAGACACAGTAACAGACtgaagatgtattttttttttttaaatgagcttgAACTGGTGAATTTCATCGCTGGTTGGTGATCATGCCTCGTTTACAGAGGAAGTGTGCAGAATGAAAAGAGACTGCAGCTTGTGGAGAGCTGTCACCGGCTGACATGAGTCTGAGCCTGGTACCAGATATTTATATTCACAAACCTGCTCTCAGAGTCGTTCCATTAAGGGTAGTGAATCATTCCGAAATGCAGGCCGCCGGTGGCGAGAAGCTAAAATTGGGGTGATGTGACATTGCCTGCTGTACGGAGAGAGAAGCCCAAGCACATTGTGAGTGGATCATGTGATCTGCATGCTTGATTTGTTGAGCTGCGGAGGTTTCAGGGCCAACACAGCGCTGGCTCAGCCACTGAGCTCAGGCGTCACAAGCTTGTCTCTCAAATTGCTCCCGTCGTCCTGGTGGGCCCAaccaagaccagagaccaggcGTAGTACTGCATGAAGCCCACAGGAACC
The nucleotide sequence above comes from Salarias fasciatus chromosome 6, fSalaFa1.1, whole genome shotgun sequence. Encoded proteins:
- the lgals2b gene encoding lectin, galactoside-binding, soluble, 2b, which codes for MKVKSMTFKEGQEFKVRIKPDEDCNSFAINIGHDPENIALHFNPRFDSGGDTNTIVCNSLSGGNWGEEGRESSFPFARGEECKFYINFNMEQFYIKLPDGTMMNFPNRLGEVKYQYFDVSGGARIVGIKIK